Part of the Syntrophus gentianae genome, GCGATCCATCGGTTCCATCTCCGAATAGGGGAGGGAATTTGAGGCGACATCAAAATCATAGAGGTTACCCAGGATAAAGCGGCTGGTGTTGCGGATCCGGCGATAGGCCTCAACCAGGCGTTTGAGGATTTCGTCTGAAATCCTGATATCGTCCGTATAATCCGCTGACGCCACCCAGAGGCGGAGGATTTCTGCGCCATAGGCATCAATGACCTGCTGGGATTCGATGACGTTGCCCACGGATTTGGACATCTTTTTGCCTTCTCCGTCTACGACGAAGCCGTGCGTCAGGACATTGCGATAAGGGGCGCGGCTGCGTGTTCCCACAGACTCCAGCAGCGAGGAATGAAACCAGCCCCGGTGCTGGTCGCTGCCTTCCAGGTACATGTCCGAAGGCGAGCGGAGGTTGGGCCATTGCTCCAGGACTGCGGCATGGCTGACCCCGGAATCAAACCAGACATCGAGGATATTTGTTTCCTTCCGGAATTCCTTGCCTTGACATTCCGGACAGACAATCCCGGGGGGCAGAAGATCCGCAGCCTCCCGTTCAAACCAGACATCTGCGCCGAATTTCCGGACGAGACCCACCAGATGATTCATGATCTCCGAATTCATCAGATGGGCGCCGCAGGATTCGCAGTAAAACATGGTGATCGGAACGCCCCACAGGCGCTGCCGAGAGATACACCAGTCCGGGCGGTTCTCAATCATTCCGTAAATCCTGTCCCGTCCCCAGGAAGGAATCCAACGCACGCTTTCCACCGCTTCCAGGGCCTTTTTCCTCAGATCATTCTTTTCCATGGAGATGAACCACTGCTCCGTGGAGCGGAAAATGATCGGATTCTTACACCGCCAGCAGTGGGGATAGGAATGCTCAATATCCACGAGCCCCAGCAGGGCGCCGACTTCCTTTAGCTTCCGGTTGACGCTGTCGTTGGCGTCAAAGACGAACTCGCCTGCAAAATCGGCTACATCGGGGGTAAAGCGCCCGTCGGCATCGACGGGGGCGTAGTTGTCCAAGCCATATTTCATTCCGATTTCGTAGTCCTCCTGCCCGTGGCCCGGGGCGATATGGACACAGCCCGTTCCGGCATCTAAAGTGACAAAGGGAGCCAGAATGACGAGGCTTTCCCGGTCAATCAAAGGGTGACGGGCTTTTTGACCTTCCAGGACCGCTCCGGGAAATTCATCCAGAATCTCGTAAGACTTCCCGCGGTAACCGAAGGCGTCGATGCAGTAATCCAGCATCTCCTTGGCAAAGATCAGGACATCTTCTTCAAACTTGACCGCCACGTATTCAAATTCTTCGTGGAGGGCAATGGCCAGATTCGCAGGGATCGTCCAGGGAGTTGTCGTCCAGATGACGATGCTGACCTTCTGTCCGGTCAGTTTGGGCCGCACCGCCGCGATATCTGAGATCATGGGGAACTTTACATAGATGGAAGGCGTGGTATGATCGGCATACTCAACTTCCGCCTCAGCCAGGGCCGTTTTACAGGAGGCGCACCAGTACACGGGTTTCTTTCCCTTATAAACCGCTCCGTTCAGATAGAGCTTCCCGAACTCCTCGACCGTCGTCGCCTCATAGTCGTAGCTCATGGTCAGATAGGGGTGGTCCCATTCCCCGAAAACCCCAAGACGAACGAACTGCTCCCGTTGAATCCCCACGTATTTGTCGGCATAGACCCGGCAGAGACGCCTCTTTTCCGTCTGGGACAACTCCGCCTTCTTCTCTCCAAGCTCCTTGTCCACCTGGTGTTCGATGGGTAGGCCATGGCAATCCCATCCCGGAACATAAACACAGTCAAAGCCGATCATGGTCTTGGATTTGATGACGATATCCTTGATAATCTTGTTGAGGGCCGTCCCGAGGTGGATGTTGCCGTTCGCGTAGGGAGGTCCATCGTGAAGGATATAGGATTCATGACCCTGGGAGGCCTCGCGGATACGGTCGTAGATGCGGATTTCGTCCCATTTTTTCAGTTGTTCAGGTTCCTTCTTGGCCAGATTCGCCTTCATGGGGAAATCGGTCTTGGGTAGATTCAGGCTGTCTTTATAATCCATGGGTTGCTCCTCGAATATTGGTCAAAGAGATTTTTAAAAAAATCCTCCGGCTGAGTTTGATGGCTCAGGAGAAAGGAAGCAGAAACTGTTAAGCGGCAAGGCCGGGGAAAAACAGAAGGCCCGTATTTCGGCGTGGATGGCTTTCGCTTCCCTTTGATTGCAACAATGTTGCCTATCACAGAAGACCCTGATTTTCAAGTCAAAGTAAATCGGACCATCCTTTAAAGAGGGCGAGAGCGTTGACGGATTTGCTCTCGGAGTTGCAGGGGAAAAACAGCCCCAGATGAGATCAGATGAGATCAGACTTTCAAACAACCCTTTTTGAGACGATTGTATCCCTCTGCCAGTCTGCTTCATTCCTCTCCGGGTAATCGATATTGTAATGCAACCCCCTGCTTTCCTTCCTGAGCTTGGCGCACTGGACGATCAGTTTGGCTGCGGTCGTGATATTGCGAAGTTCAATGAGGTCTTTTGTAATAAAGAATTGCTGATAGTATTCGTCGATTTCCCGGCTGATCATATCGATACGCCTTTCAGCCCGTTCCAAACGTTTGTTGGAACGGACGATGCCGACATAATTCCACATGCACCGTCGGATTTCATCCCAGTTGTGCGAGACAACGACCGATTCGTCGCTTTCATTGGCCTTCTGCTGACCCCAGGGAGGGATGGCAAGGGAAACTCCCCTGTGCTGAGAAAACCGTTCGGAGATCCTGACAAAGGCCCGGTGGGCATAGACGACGGCTTCGAGGAGGGAGTTGCTGGCCAGCCGATTGGCTCCGTGAAGACCCGTGCAGGATACCTCCCCCAGGGCGAAAAGCCCGTCGATGTTCGTTTCACCGTAATGATTGACCACGACACCGCCACAGAGATAGTGGGCTGCGGGAACAACGGGAATGGCTTCCCGGGTCATATCGATGCCGAATTCAAGGCATTTGTGGTAAATATTGGGAAAGCGGTCGAGAATAAACGCCTGATCTCGATGGGAAATGTCAAGAAGGACATAATCTTCGCCTGATTTCTTCAGCTCGTAGTCAATGGCTTTGGCGACCACATCCCGGGGCGCCAGGCTTTTCATGGGATGGTATCTGTCCATGAACGGTTCGCCGTTTTTCAGCTTCAGGATGCCACCTTCCCCTCGGACAGCTTCACTGATCAGAAAAAATTTGGCTTCAGGATGATAGAGACAGGTGGGGTGAAACTGGATGAACTCCATGTTTGAGATTAGGGCGCCCGCCCGGTAAGCCATGGCGACGCCGTCTGCCGTTGCAATGTCCGGATTGGTTGTAATGAGATAAACCTTGCCCGCGCCCCCTGTTGCCAGAATGACAAAGTCGGCAAGAAAGGTGTGAACCTCATTGGAAAGGATATCGAGTACGTAAGCGCCGAGGCAGCGGTCCGGAGGACCCTTTTCCTCATCTGTCAGGGAAGACATCATGATCAGATCGACAGCCAGATGATTCTCATAGACGGAAATTTTGGGGTTGGAGCCGGTCTTATCGTTCAGGGCGCGTTCAATTTCACTACCCGTCAGATCCTTGGCGTGAAGCACCCTCCGCATCGAATGGCCACCCTCACGGCCCAGGTCGTAAACCGTAGAAGAGCCTGACTGCGACTTCGTGAATTCGACACCCCAGTCAACGAGTTCTTTGATCCTTTCAGGGGCTTCCGTAACAACGAATTTGACGACCTCGTCCTTACAGAGCCCGGCCCCGCAAAGCATCGTATCGCGGATATGATATTCGAACCGATCCGCCGAATCCGAAACAGCGGCAATGCCGCCTTGGGCGTAATTGGTGTTGGCTTCAGATTTTTCTTTTTTGGTGACAATAGCCACCGTACCCAACTCGGCGGCCTTGATGGCGAAACTGAGGCCGGCGATGCCGCTGCCCAGAACCAAAAAATCCGTTTTAATTTCCATAGGGAAGATTTTCTTTCAGAGAATAGGTATGAAGAAAAGTTTATTTACAAACACTTATTTTTTCTATATAACCATCCCCAGTTTTTGTACAAGGAAATATTTCGAATATGATCGTTTTAGGTATTGAATCATCCTGCGATGAAACAGCAGCCGCAGTCGTTCGTGATGGCAGGATCCTGCTTTCCAATGTCATTGCCTCTCAGATAAAAGACCATTCAAAGTACGGCGGCGTGGTGCCAGAAATCGCGTCGCGAAAGCACATGGAAGCCATTGTTCCGGTTATTCTACAGGCCCTTGATGATGCCGGAATGGAATTGTCGGATATCGAGGGGATCGCCGTAACAAGAGGTCCGGGACTCGTCGGATCTCTCCTTGTTGGTCTTTCCGTTGCCAAAGCCCTGGCCTTTTCCCGGAGACTTCCCTGGGTGGGAGTAAATCACCTGGAAGCCCATATCGCCTCGGTCTTCCTTAATGAAAAAGCGCCGGTCTTCCCCTTTGTGGCCCTTGTGGTATCGGGGGGACACACCAACATTTATTATGTGGAAAATTTCGGAGTCTTCACCCTTCTGGGGCAAACGAGGGACGACGCAGCCGGTGAGGCTTTTGACAAGGCGGCTAAGCTCCTGGACATCGGATACCCGGGAGGCATGATTATTGATAACCTGGCAAAGGAAGGAAACCGGAATTTACTGCCTTTTCCCAGGGCCATGCGGGATAGCCTCGATTTCAGCTTCAGCGGAGTCAAAACGTCTCTTCTGGTGCATGTAAAAAAACATGGGAAGCCCTCATCACGCCAGGATCTAGCTCATCTGGCGGCAGGATATCAGGAAGCCATTGTTGATGTTTTGGTCGAGAAGACGCTGAAGGCCGCTGAATTGAAATCCGCCACGCAGGTTGTTGTTTGCGGTGGGGTGGCCTCCAACAGCCGCTTGAGGGAGCATTTTGCAGAGAGAAGCGCGGAAGACGGAATCGATCTTTTTATTCCCCCTCCCGTACTTTGTACCGATAATGCCGCCATGGTTGCCGTTGTGGGTGAAAATCTATTGAGCAGGGGAAAAATCGATGAGTTCAGTCTCAATGCCGTATCGAGATGGCCGCTCGACTTACCCCTTTCGGTCGAGTAAAGCATGACCATACGACAAAGGATGCAAAATTTTTATCAGCAGTTTCTCAGTCTCAAAGGGGATCCGACCTCCATTGCCTGTGGCATGGCCATGGGGGTATTTGTCGGCATTACGCCGACAATTCCTTTTCACACTCTCATGGTTGTGGTTTTCGGTTTTTTATTCAAAATAAATCTGACCTCCGCTTATCTCGGATCCTGGCTGGTGTGCAATCCATTCACCATCCCGCTGCTTTATCTCGGCGAGTATCAGATCGGTCGATATATCCTCGGGCGAGGCGAATCGGAGCTCGTCATAAGAGAATATTCGTTTTCCGCTCTCCTCCAGCTGGGTTGGGATGTGTGCGCACCTCTGCTCATAGGCGGGTTTGTCCTGGCCGTCCTGGTTACCGTGCCGGCTTACTTCCTCTCTTACCGCTTCATCTCCGCAGTTCGGAAGAACGAATCCCATGAGATCTGTTCGGCAGATACTCCGTGATTTCGATATTCGGCCGGAGAAGCGGCTGGGGCAGTCGTTCCTTGTCGATCTCTCCGTCATGGAAAAAATCGTAGACATCGCCGATATCAGGAGAGAAGAAACCGTTGTGGAGATCGGCTCCGGGTTGGGGATCATGACCGCCATGATCGCCGACAGGGCAGGGCAAGTGACTGCCGTGGAAGTTGATAGGAAACTGATTCCCATCCTCAGGGAACGGCTTGAAGGCCACGGCAATGTCGAATTGATCCAGAAAGACATCCTCGAATACGACTTCCTGCCGAAAAAGGGAGAAAGCCCGGATCAGAAAGTCAAGATTGTGGGCAATATCCCTTACAGCATTTCTTCGCCAATCCTCTTTCACATTCTTGAAAATAGAAAAAAAATCTCGGCAGCCGTGCTGATGATGCAAAAGGAAGTGGCTGACCGCCTCTGCGCCGTTCCCGGAACGAAGGCCTATGGAATTCCATCTGTCCTTTTTGGACTTCATACCCGGATTTCACGGGAACTCACCGTGGCACCGGAATGTTTTTACCCGAAACCTCAGGTAACCTCTTCCGTCGTAAAAATCTCAATTTTTGAAGAACCGCCTTTCCCTGTCCTGGATCAAAGCCTGTTTACTCTTCTGGTTAAAACAGCTTTTGCAAAACGCCGTAAGACTCTGTTCAACAATCTCAAAAGCAGGGATTGGCAGGGTCATGATTACAAGAATCTCCAGCATCTTCTGGAAAAGTTGGGGATAGGTGAAATGAGAAGGGCTGAAGAACTGTCAATTCAACAATTTGCAGAGCTGAGCAATGCCCTTTCGGAGATATGAAATAAAGAAATAAATATTCTTGACAAGGCGAAAGTCTGTCTGTATAGGAATCAGTGCCGCTTGGATCCGGTACAGGACTGAGACGGAAGGCGCAGCCATTGGAATATATAGGGATAATAGCCTCCCCGTCTAGTACGGTGAGGTTTTTTTTATGGGGAATAATCAGCCGATGAAGATCATTGCTACGGTTCCGGAGATGCAGCGTTATTCGGAGGCCCTGAGGAATTCAGGAAAAAAGATCGCCTTCGTCCCGACAATGGGATATTTTCACGACGGGCATCTCAATCTCATGCGCGAAGCAAGAAAACAGGGCGATTGCGTTGTCATCAGCATCTACGTCAACCCCACCCAGTTCGGGCCATCGGAAGATCTTGAGAAATATCCCCGAAACTTCGAGAGAGACAGCAAATTGGCAGAAGAGGTCGGTGTTGACGTCATTTTCTTCCCCTCAAATGCCGAGATGTATCCGGATCACTATCAGACCTATGTAACCGTGGAGGAAGTGACGAAAAATCTCTGCGGCTTGTCACGACCCGTTCATTTTCGAGGCGTAGCCACGGTCTGTGCGAAACTGTTCAATATGGTCAAGCCGCATATGGCGATCTTCGGGAAAAAAGATTTCCAGCAGCTGGTCACGATCAAGCGCATGGTGTCTGATTTGAACATGGACCTTCAGATCTTCGGCCTGCCTACGACGAGAGAAACGGATGGACTGGCGATGAGTTCGCGCAATGTTTATCTGAGTCCGGAAGAAAGGCAGTCCGCCCTGTGTCTGAGCCTTTCCCTGAAAAAAGCCAAAGAATCGTACGATCAGGGGGAACGGGACGCCGGCCGCATACTGGAATCGATTACCAACTATATTAAAGGGATTCCTTTCACCAGAATTGATTACATAAAAATCTGCGACACGACGACCATGCAGGATGTCAGCAGCCTTGAGAAAGAATCTGTTCTGGCCCTTGCTGTTTTTGTCGGTTCTACAAGACTTATAGACAATTACGTGTTCGGTGAAGAACTGAACATCGAATAAAAAAGAAAATACGAGATCGGGCTGGGATTTCTCCCAGTTCCGGCAGGAAGGTGAATTCATGCAAAGGGTGATGCTTAAATCCAAAATTCACAGAGCGACCGTAACAGACGCGGATCTTCATTATGAGGGCAGTATTTCCATCGATGAAGCGTTAATGGAAGCTGCAGGACTTTTGCCTTATGAAAAAGTCTCCATTTATGATGTGAATAATGGTGAGCGTTTTTCCACCTACGTCATCACGGGTAAACGGGATTCAGGGGTAATCTGCCTGAATGGCGCCGCGGCGAGAAAAGTTGCCAAAGGGGACTTGGTCATTATTGCCAGTTACGTGTATGTGGACGGCGACGAAGCAAAGGGTTGGAAGCCCGTTGCCGTGTTTGTTGACCAGGACAACCACATCAAGCATTAGTTTACGCAATGGCGGGATAGGAAGATTGGCATCGAACCACTCTTTTGATAGGGACTTTTTGTTTTTTTCTATCTGAAATGTAACTCATCAAGAAAACAACAAAACAGGGGTATGGGTGAAGTTCATGCTCCTGTTTTGCTGTTTTTTCCCACTGATCCTTTCCATGGCCATTACAAATGGTCCCTTATTTGCATTTTTAAATATAACAAGACTTCATCATATATCTGACAGCAGCATTTCGAGAGCATGACATTCCTTGGAAAAAAACTAAGAGGCATCTTTTTAACAGGACTGGCGGTGACTGTCCCGCTCGGACTGACGATTTATATCCTTTCCTTCCTTGTCAGGATCATGGACAGCCTCCTGGACATTATTCCCCAGCCGTATCAACCGGGAACTCTGTTGGGAATCCACATTCCCGGATCGGGAATCATCGTTACACTGGCCATTATCTTTGTCTGCGGACTCATCACTCAAAGTTATCTCGGCACAAAATTCGTCAATTTCGGAGAATCCCTGCTGGATAAAATTCCCGTTGTTCGCAGCATTTATCAGGCAACGAAACAAATTTTTGAAAATATTTTTCTCAACAAGAATCAAAGTTTTAAAAAAGTTGTTCTTGTTGAATTTCCCCGTCAAGGGATATATAGTCTCGGATTCGTCACCGGAATAACCGGAAAAGAATTTTCAGATAAGATGGGCGAAGAAGCCCTTCATGTCTTTATTCCCAAAACGCCCAATCCAACAGCGGGTTTTTTTATCATGGCCCGCAGTGATGAGTTGATTGAATTGGATATGTCCGTAGAGGCAGCCTTTACGCTCATCATATCCGGGGGGATCGTTACACCACCGAATAGATCGGGAAGTAAAGGATCTGTGAAAAGAGCTCAAAGAGCACTAACGGTAGATGTGTAAAATTTTTTAAGAGGATTTGAATATCGATCATTATGAACAAGGAAGATAAAGGAGAAGATTCAATGCGGATTACATCAGAAAGCGTGAAAGTTGGACATCCGGATATCGTTGCGGATTCCATTGCGGCCAATATCATTGCGGCCATTCTGGATAAGGAAAAAGAGAGAGGCTTGACCGTGGACAACATGCCCCATTGCGGCATAGAAGTCTTTCTTGGCAAGGGGCTCTGCATTGTCGGGGGTGAAGTAGCCACCCGTGTTTATGTGGATATTGAGAGATCTGTCCGGGATACGGTTCTGAAGCTCGGGTACTGTGATTATGAACTCGGTCTGAACGGGAATTCCATGGGTATTCTCAATACGATCATTCCGCAGTCACCGGATATCAACATCGGCACGCGTGCCGACCTGGGCAAGTACAAAGAAATCGGTGCGGGAGATCAGGGAATTATTTTCGGATTCGCCTGTGATGAAACGCCGGAGTTACTCCCCCTGCCTTATGTGCTGGCCACCCGGATGATGAGGGCTTTTGAGGAGATCAATAATCCAGTCTTCGCTCCCGATGGAAAAGGGCAGGTTACCGTGGAATATGACAACGATGGCCGACCCCAGCGGGTTGCCACGGTCTTGATGTCCAATGCCATTGATTACCGTCATGTGCCGGAGGGGTTCCGAAACAGCATCGAGCCTCTGGCCAAACAGATCGCCATGAGCTGCTTAAAAGACTGGGTGGATGAACAGACGGATTTCCTCTTTAATCCAACGGGTGAATGGCAGGCGGTTAATTCCTGCAGTTCCGCCGATTCAGGTGTAACCGGCAGAAAGCTGGTTGTGCAGCTTTATGGAGGATACCCTGGTGCTCAGATCGGGGGAGGCTCCGTTGTAAATAAAACATCTGAGAAGGTTGACTGCTCCGCGGCTCTGGGCGCCCGTTACGTGGCAAAAAACATTGTTGCGGCAGGACTGGCAAGGAAATGTGCGATTCAGTTGTCCTATGCGATCGGGATTGCCCGCCCGATTTCCATTTATGTCCATACCTTTGGCACAGGCATCATTTCGGATGAAAAGATCGGGACGCTGATCCGGGAATATTTTGATCTTTCACCGCGAGGCATGATCGAACGGTTCAACCTCCTTGACGGCGATGTCTATAGAAAACTGCCGAAGACGCTCTTCCTAGGCGATTATAACTGGGAAAATACGGATGTGGTGGATCAATTGAAAGGCGCCGCCAATATTTAACAAGCTCAAAATGTGCTGTATCCGCAGAATTGGAGGAGAAAGATGAGTTTTCTGGAGATTCACGCTTTGTTGCCTTATCGGGTGGCAGATCTATCCCTTGCAGAGTGGGGGCGAAAGGAGATGTCCCTGGCCGAAAATGAAATGCCGGGACTGATGGCTGTAAGGGCGAAATATGGGCAGACGAAGCCTCTTGCAGGTCTGAAGGTGATGGGCAGTCTTCACATGACCATTCAGACGGCCATGCTGATCGAGACTCTTAAAATTCTGGGTGCAGATATCCGCTGGGCTTCCTGCAATATTTTCTCGACACAGGACCATGCCGCCGCTGCGATTGCCAAAGCGGGAACGGCGGCCGTTTATGCCTGGAAAGGTGAAAGCCTCGAAGAATACTGGTGGTGTACCGAACAGGCATTGACGTGGCCGGACGGCAGCGGCCCGGATCTCATCGTCGACGATGGTGGAGACGCCACCCTTTTTATTCATCAGGGGGCGCGCTTCGAGAAGAATCCTGATCTGTTAGAGGAGGAGCAGGACAACAAAGAGATGCAGATCATCATGGAAAGGATGAAGCACTCCGTTGCCGCAGATAAATCCCGATGGACCCGAATTGCCGCCGGAATTCGCGGCGTATCGGAAGAAACGACGACGGGTGTGCATCGCCTTTATTCGATGGCCAAGGCGGGGGAACTCCTCTTTCCGGCCATCAATGTCAATGACTCCGTCACCAAGTCGAAATTTGACAACCTTTATGGATGTCGTGAATCACTGGCCGACGGGATCAAACGGGCGACGGACATCATGGTTGCCGGGAAAGTGGTTGTCGTCTGCGGCTATGGAGATGTTGGCAAGGGCTGCGCACAGTCCATGCGCGGATTCGGTGCCAGGGTCATCATTACCGAAGTAGACCCCATCTGTGCCCTTCAGGCTGCAATGGAAGGGTATGAGGTCAAAAGGCTGGAGGATGTCGTCGGCGAGGGGGATATTTTCGTTACGGCGACGGGATGCTGCGATGTCATTACCGGGGAACATATGGAACGCATGAAAAATGAAGCGATCGTATGCAATATCGGTCATTTTGACAGTGAAATCGCCATGTATTACCTGGAAGGAAATCCAGCTTTTCAAAAGGAAGAAATTAAACCCCAGGTCGATAAGTGGACCTTGGCCTCAGGACGCTCCATCATCGTCCTGGCGGAAGGCCGCCTGGTGAATCTGGGCTGCGCTACGGGACATCCCAGTTTTGTGATGAGCAACAGCTTTACCAATCAATGTCTGGCGCAGATCGAACTGGCCGGAAAAAAATATCAGCCGGGCGTCTACACGCTGCCCAAGAAACTGGATGAAGAGGTGGCCAGATTGCACCTCGGACGTCTGGGTGTCCATCTGACATCCCTCACCCAAAAGCAGGCTGATTATCTGGGGGTTCCCGTTGAGGGCCCTTATAAGGCGGAACACTATCGCTACTGATCCATTCGAAGTAAGCTCCCTTATGTTCGAACGTGCTTGAAGAGGTAAAGGGCAGCCGCGCCGAAAATCAGGTTTGCAATCCAGGCTGCAAGAATCGGGGGGAGATTTCCGGATCTCCCCAGCGACATGGTAAAGGCGAAAAGAATCCAGTAAGAAAATCCGATGGTGACGCCGACAAAGATGCTCCCCGCAAGCCCACCGCTCCGTTCAGTTTTCAATGAAAATGAGATGCCGAGAATGGCCAGTATGACGCAGACGAAAGGAAAGGCAATCTTTCCTTGTAGATCAACAAGATACCGTGTCGCATCATAGCCCTCGGAACGAATTTTTTTTACATATTTTCTTAATTCAAAATATCCCATCTGTTCTGAATCTTTCTGGACCACCTGAAAATCAGAGGGCTTTTCCGGAAGATCAAGAATTTTCTCTTTGTAACGTTCCATAAGGGGAAACCCTTCTTCATCAAACCGGATGACCAAAACATTGTAAAAATTCCAGTGATCCTTTTCCCACACGGCACGCTCCGCGTCGACGCGTAAAAGGAGATTCATTTTACGATCCAGATAATTCAGAGTAATTCCCTGAAGAACGTTCTTGGACGGATCATAGAGCTTGAAGCTGTAAATTCCTTTGGCGCCGCGATACCAAATCTGTTCCTGTTTGAAGATTCCCTGAAATTCCTTCTTCCGGATGTCCACCGTCATGATATATTCCGCCTTGGCGTTCGCATAAGGGGTAATCAGTTCACTGAAAATAAACGTAAACAGGGTGATCAGAAAAGAGAGAAGCAATATTGGAACAGATGTCCGGTAGAGACTGATTCCGTTAGCACGCATGGCCACGATCTCACTGTTTTTGGAAAGGG contains:
- a CDS encoding DUF2062 domain-containing protein produces the protein MQNFYQQFLSLKGDPTSIACGMAMGVFVGITPTIPFHTLMVVVFGFLFKINLTSAYLGSWLVCNPFTIPLLYLGEYQIGRYILGRGESELVIREYSFSALLQLGWDVCAPLLIGGFVLAVLVTVPAYFLSYRFISAVRKNESHEICSADTP
- the panC gene encoding pantoate--beta-alanine ligase; translation: MKIIATVPEMQRYSEALRNSGKKIAFVPTMGYFHDGHLNLMREARKQGDCVVISIYVNPTQFGPSEDLEKYPRNFERDSKLAEEVGVDVIFFPSNAEMYPDHYQTYVTVEEVTKNLCGLSRPVHFRGVATVCAKLFNMVKPHMAIFGKKDFQQLVTIKRMVSDLNMDLQIFGLPTTRETDGLAMSSRNVYLSPEERQSALCLSLSLKKAKESYDQGERDAGRILESITNYIKGIPFTRIDYIKICDTTTMQDVSSLEKESVLALAVFVGSTRLIDNYVFGEELNIE
- the panD gene encoding aspartate 1-decarboxylase; this encodes MQRVMLKSKIHRATVTDADLHYEGSISIDEALMEAAGLLPYEKVSIYDVNNGERFSTYVITGKRDSGVICLNGAAARKVAKGDLVIIASYVYVDGDEAKGWKPVAVFVDQDNHIKH
- the nadB gene encoding L-aspartate oxidase, which gives rise to MEIKTDFLVLGSGIAGLSFAIKAAELGTVAIVTKKEKSEANTNYAQGGIAAVSDSADRFEYHIRDTMLCGAGLCKDEVVKFVVTEAPERIKELVDWGVEFTKSQSGSSTVYDLGREGGHSMRRVLHAKDLTGSEIERALNDKTGSNPKISVYENHLAVDLIMMSSLTDEEKGPPDRCLGAYVLDILSNEVHTFLADFVILATGGAGKVYLITTNPDIATADGVAMAYRAGALISNMEFIQFHPTCLYHPEAKFFLISEAVRGEGGILKLKNGEPFMDRYHPMKSLAPRDVVAKAIDYELKKSGEDYVLLDISHRDQAFILDRFPNIYHKCLEFGIDMTREAIPVVPAAHYLCGGVVVNHYGETNIDGLFALGEVSCTGLHGANRLASNSLLEAVVYAHRAFVRISERFSQHRGVSLAIPPWGQQKANESDESVVVSHNWDEIRRCMWNYVGIVRSNKRLERAERRIDMISREIDEYYQQFFITKDLIELRNITTAAKLIVQCAKLRKESRGLHYNIDYPERNEADWQRDTIVSKRVV
- the rsmA gene encoding 16S rRNA (adenine(1518)-N(6)/adenine(1519)-N(6))-dimethyltransferase RsmA; the encoded protein is MRSVRQILRDFDIRPEKRLGQSFLVDLSVMEKIVDIADIRREETVVEIGSGLGIMTAMIADRAGQVTAVEVDRKLIPILRERLEGHGNVELIQKDILEYDFLPKKGESPDQKVKIVGNIPYSISSPILFHILENRKKISAAVLMMQKEVADRLCAVPGTKAYGIPSVLFGLHTRISRELTVAPECFYPKPQVTSSVVKISIFEEPPFPVLDQSLFTLLVKTAFAKRRKTLFNNLKSRDWQGHDYKNLQHLLEKLGIGEMRRAEELSIQQFAELSNALSEI
- a CDS encoding DUF502 domain-containing protein, with protein sequence MGIHIPGSGIIVTLAIIFVCGLITQSYLGTKFVNFGESLLDKIPVVRSIYQATKQIFENIFLNKNQSFKKVVLVEFPRQGIYSLGFVTGITGKEFSDKMGEEALHVFIPKTPNPTAGFFIMARSDELIELDMSVEAAFTLIISGGIVTPPNRSGSKGSVKRAQRALTVDV
- the ileS gene encoding isoleucine--tRNA ligase produces the protein MDYKDSLNLPKTDFPMKANLAKKEPEQLKKWDEIRIYDRIREASQGHESYILHDGPPYANGNIHLGTALNKIIKDIVIKSKTMIGFDCVYVPGWDCHGLPIEHQVDKELGEKKAELSQTEKRRLCRVYADKYVGIQREQFVRLGVFGEWDHPYLTMSYDYEATTVEEFGKLYLNGAVYKGKKPVYWCASCKTALAEAEVEYADHTTPSIYVKFPMISDIAAVRPKLTGQKVSIVIWTTTPWTIPANLAIALHEEFEYVAVKFEEDVLIFAKEMLDYCIDAFGYRGKSYEILDEFPGAVLEGQKARHPLIDRESLVILAPFVTLDAGTGCVHIAPGHGQEDYEIGMKYGLDNYAPVDADGRFTPDVADFAGEFVFDANDSVNRKLKEVGALLGLVDIEHSYPHCWRCKNPIIFRSTEQWFISMEKNDLRKKALEAVESVRWIPSWGRDRIYGMIENRPDWCISRQRLWGVPITMFYCESCGAHLMNSEIMNHLVGLVRKFGADVWFEREAADLLPPGIVCPECQGKEFRKETNILDVWFDSGVSHAAVLEQWPNLRSPSDMYLEGSDQHRGWFHSSLLESVGTRSRAPYRNVLTHGFVVDGEGKKMSKSVGNVIESQQVIDAYGAEILRLWVASADYTDDIRISDEILKRLVEAYRRIRNTSRFILGNLYDFDVASNSLPYSEMEPMDRWALHRLQELIQKVRTAYENFQFHGVFSSLYNFCTVDLSSLYLDVLKDRLYTSKTDSRQRRSAQTAMFAITSALTRLLAPILTFTAEEIWAALPAYEGKAESVHLAQFPEVDAASMDSNLADTWARLISLKSEISKVIEIARKNKVIGHSLDAFIELAPPENLKAFLEEHLEELRSLLIVSQMRIVPIAEIAEPNPCPGTDFEGLMIGVTRAKGFKCNRCWMYSESVGMDPEHPEVCDRCLTNLKA
- the tsaD gene encoding tRNA (adenosine(37)-N6)-threonylcarbamoyltransferase complex transferase subunit TsaD, with protein sequence MIVLGIESSCDETAAAVVRDGRILLSNVIASQIKDHSKYGGVVPEIASRKHMEAIVPVILQALDDAGMELSDIEGIAVTRGPGLVGSLLVGLSVAKALAFSRRLPWVGVNHLEAHIASVFLNEKAPVFPFVALVVSGGHTNIYYVENFGVFTLLGQTRDDAAGEAFDKAAKLLDIGYPGGMIIDNLAKEGNRNLLPFPRAMRDSLDFSFSGVKTSLLVHVKKHGKPSSRQDLAHLAAGYQEAIVDVLVEKTLKAAELKSATQVVVCGGVASNSRLREHFAERSAEDGIDLFIPPPVLCTDNAAMVAVVGENLLSRGKIDEFSLNAVSRWPLDLPLSVE